Proteins from a genomic interval of Capsicum annuum cultivar UCD-10X-F1 chromosome 4, UCD10Xv1.1, whole genome shotgun sequence:
- the LOC107869123 gene encoding probable leucine-rich repeat receptor-like protein kinase At5g63930 yields the protein MALIGRIPRELGNLSFLVSLDLGSNNFHGNLPREMTCLHQLKFLDLSFNNFGGEVSSWFGFLHQLQFLCLKNNSFTGSLPSSFLNISNLEMLNLAFNSLEGHIPVSLSNASRLERLELSSNLLHGNIPKEFINLLNLNWLAIQYNKLTGSIPLSVFSISRIEVISFIGNSLSGKLPNGLCNGLPELKELYLSINKLRGHIPMSLSNCSQLQILGLSENEFDGHYIVKLEN from the coding sequence ATGGCTCTTATAGGCAGGATTCCCCGTGAACTTGGAAACCTctcatttcttgtttctcttgacttGGGAAGCAACAATTTCCATGGAAATTTGCCTCGAGAAATGACATGTCTGCATCAGCTTAAGTTTCTTGATTTGAGTTTTAACAACTTTGGAGGGGAGGTTTCTTCTTGGTTTGGGTTCTTACACCAACTTCAATTTCTATGTCTAAAGAATAATAGTTTCACCGGCTCCCTTCCCTCTTCATTTCTTAACATTTCAAATCTTGAAATGTTGAATTTGGCATTCAATTCCTTAGAAGGTCATATCCCTGTGTCTCTCTCGAATGCGTCGAGGTTGGAGAGGTTAGAATTATCTAGCAATTTACTTCATGGAAACATTCCAAAAGAATTCATCAATCTTCTCAACCTGAACTGGTTGGCCATACAATATAATAAACTTACGGGTTCTATACCACTTTCAGTTTTCAGCATTTCTAGAATAGAAGTCATTTCATTTATTGGCAATAGCCTATCAGGAAAGCTTCCCAAtggtttatgcaatggtcttccgGAACTCAAAGAGCTTTATCTATCAATAAACAAGCTTCGTGGTCATATTCCCATGAGCTTGTCAAATTGTTCACAACTTCAAATATTGGGTTTATCGGAAAATGAGTTTGATGGACATTACATAGTGAAATTGGAAAATTGA
- the LOC107869124 gene encoding uncharacterized protein LOC107869124 produces MGEKNVIVVKLQTLRRDFETLSMKKYESAQDYMSRVSAIVNLMKSYGEKIVDETIVAKILRFLTSKFEDVVAAIEESKDLSDYMFDELTGSSLAHEDRLNRSHEKVEGKAFKMKEEPSFSKAKSFNFSGRGRGRGGFRR; encoded by the coding sequence ATGGGAGAAAAGAATGTAATTGTAGTTAAATTGCAAACTTTACGTCGTGATTTTGAAACTTTAAGCATGAAAAAGTATGAATCCGCGCAAGACTATATGTCTAGAGTCTCTGCAATTGTTAATCTGATGAAGTCTTATGGAGAAAAAATTGTTGATGAAACTATTGTAGCAAAAATTTTGAGGTTTTTAACCAGTAAGTTTGAGGATGTGGTTGCTGCTATCGAAGAATCCAAGGACTTATCTGactatatgtttgatgaattaaCGGGTTCTTCGTTAGCTCATGAAGATAGGCTAAACAGGTCTCATGAGAAGGTTGAAGGAAAAGCATTCAAGATGAAAGAGGAGCCATCTTTCTCTAAAGCAAAATCCTTTAATTTTTCTGGTAGAGGTAGAGGAAGAGGCGGTTTTCGTAGGTAA